The DNA region ACCAGCTCCTTTCTGTTCACATCTGCACTTAATCCTTACCTCGATATGTAAAATACACTGAAACAAAGTGTAATTTAAACATGTCAATTACAtgtatggtttattttttaaaatattttcagaattttttgagCTATCAAGGATGCTTTTCCGAAGTCATCAATTTACTCTTTATGGCATTCATTATTCCCTGGAGCTTAGCATCTTTTGTGCAAAATATTGTAATTGTTCATAAACCTGTTTGGCTTACAAGTTTACAGTTTTTCTTTGTGCAAAGTGTCTGATGGAAACATAATTTTCTTGTATAAATGTGGACTAATCACAATTCATTGACTGGGTCATAATCAAACAGCAAGATTACTGCAATAGAGTATGTGGTCTGAGGTAGTGATTCTACATGTTTGATGTTTAAAACCAAACACCCTGGAATTCAAAAACACAACACTCTCAATGATTTTAGCACATTGAGTAAAAAGGCATAGGCTATGAAGTTGTTCTTTTTCGTAGTGATTCTCTTGAAGTAGAATATGGCTTGTATGTGGTTCTTGTGAGTTGTACTGCTATTTCCAATTTGGGGAAGAATTTCTGGGTGTGTTTTAATGACTATAAGAATGCTTAAAAGGAACTTGAAGAACAATGACGTTCGTACTCAACTGTTCTATAACCTAGAAGCATAGTCTCGGAAGTCTTTGTCTGTATACGTTGACAAATGTGTATCTGATACATGTGCGCTTACATGTGTGTAGAGAGGGTGTGCACAGGGAAGGTTGAGCGGATGCCTCCGCCTGTCCATCAGCGGGCAGAATGGTCTTTTCCCTCTTACCACGACTGGGTGTGTGGCAGGATGTTGGCTTGAGAGCTAGCTAAAATcaacaagagaaaataaagttgagtgaaatttattttaattgcgTCATGACAATAAGATGAACTCTACTTCTGCTTCTTAGCATCGGAGATGTTTTATTTGAGCAATTAAAATGTCAGGCCATAAACCTGTGAAATGTTAACTCTACAAGGAGGAGACGGACATTGAATGCCCccccaaagaaataaacaaacaaaactgagctATCAACCGAGCAAATGATCAGAGTTGATTAAGAGAAGGGGTTACCATCACCCGGATTTGACCAAATATTTCGTTTGGAAAATGACTGCAAGCTCAATTTGTGGCaccttcccatctcccctccctgcccctctacAATGAATCCAGGGAACTTTCCCCTTTTCTTTGGCATCGTGGGCACCAAGATGCGCGGAGAGTTCCGGGCCATGCGCAAGCGGCAGATTTTGTGGCATTGCCAAGTTGAGCGAGGCAAGTCCTCTATTCCATCCAAAGCTTCTCGCGGAGCCTTTAAGAGGCGTTGTGTGTGCGCGCCGCGCTTCTCTCCCCGCCCGGGTGGAAACCTGGGGTTCGAGGTGCGGGGAGAGCGGGGGCCGCGCTCCCAAGGCCGGCGCGGGCCCATCCCCCGCTCGGCTGCAGGGGCGGCGCGGCCACCCGGTCCCCGCCCCCCTTCATCCCCCGCGCTCCTCGCGCAGCGATCCGGACACCGCTCGCGCTAGGACCGGGCTGCGCTCACGGCCGCCATGGCGGGGCCGCTGCGCTCCGGCCAATGACGGCGAGGGGGCGGCGCGCGCGCGCCTGGCCAGGCCAACCCCGGCTGCTGCCTTATAAGGCGCGCCGTCGCCATGGCAACGTGCGCTAAGTTGCAGCAGTCGTGTCAAAGTTCACTATATAGAGAGCTCAGTGAGCTGATCGCGGAGAAGCCACTTCTGCCAGCCCCGGCGCCTATAAATCGCATTCCCTCCCGCGCCCCCCTTTTTAGCATATTTGATCACTTTGattctctgttcttttctctccgcggtgtgtgtgtgcgtgcgcgcgtgtgtgttttcttctcctcctcctcctctccccgaGTTGCCTCCTTTCTCCGGTTGCCGTActgccttttttccccctctttcattctttctctcggTCTTTTTCTCCCCCCTCTGCGCACGAAGGATGTGCTTCTAGGTGGTGATCtgccctcctttctctcttttatcaTTTCTCCCCTGCCGCCGGCGAGTTGACTCTTTCCCTATGTGTgtgaggcggcggcggcagcagcagcagcagcggctccggcggcggcagcagcggcAGCAGCGACTTCACCGGCGGCGGCGGCGCTAGACGCGGCGGCTCCGGGCCCGACCCGGCGGCTTCGGCGGCGGctccggcggcggcggcggcccgggCGGCCCGCAGGGAGCAGAGAGCGGCCTCCACCAAGCAACTGAGAGCAGCGGCCACCGGAGCAAGCGAGGCGCGCGCCGGGCGCCCGGggcaggcggcggcggcggcccagCGCCAGGACGACGCCGCGCAGCGCCCGACGCGGACCACTTTCATGCTGATTCCCCCGGACCCGGGCAGTGCTCTGGCCACTCAGCGGGCCGCCGGCCTCCGCCCCGGCCTGCCTGGCTCCCTGGGCGCGCCCGCGCCCGGCGCCTCCGCTCTCCTAGTCCTCCAGATTTCGATGGCTTTCCTGAATGGCTGACTGTGGGCTGCCCTGGACTTGGCCCCCGGACAGtcgcctctcctcctcctcctcctcctcctccttctcttcctcctcctcctccttctcctcctcctcctcctcctcctcctcctcctcctcctcctcctcctcctcctcctcctcctccaactcctcGGCTGCACACCAGATCTGAGAGGGAGTGAGTGAacgagagagggagggagagagtgagagCGAGCGAGATCtttggagagattttttttttttgccttctacttctGTCTTGAAGCCAGACAATCGACTTGcagctctccctcccctccctctctctccacgTTCTGCTCCCACTTGCTCTCTCCTGtacccttcccctcccctcccgacGGAAACCCCCCGAAATCAACAAAGCTGAGCCgagggaaacaaacaaaacaaacacaccgGGCCAGACAAGCAATCGACAAAACtttgcaaaagcaaaaacaaaaaaggaaaaactaaccaACCTCAATCAACTAGCCCTGAGCCACCCGGGGCGCCCTCCCGCGCCCTCTCGCACCCTCGCACACACAAAAGGCGGCGCGCCGGAGCCCGAGACCCGGGAGCCGCCGCCACCCCGCCGCCGCCCGCAGCCAGGGGAGCAGGAAGTCCGGACTCGGCCCCCATAGATATGGCAATGGTAGTCAGCACGTGGCGCGACCCCCAGGACGAGGTGCCCGGCTCCCAGGGCAGCCAGGCCTCGCAGGCGCCGCCCGTGCCCGGCCCGCCGCCTGGCGCCCCGCACACGCCACAGACGCCTGGCCAAGGGGGCCCGGCCAGCACACCGGCTCAGACAGCGGCTGGCGGCCAGGGCGGCCCTGGCGGCCCGGGCGGCGAcaaacagcaacagcagcagcacatTGAGTGCGTGGTGTGCGGGGACAAGTCGAGCGGCAAGCACTACGGCCAGTTCACGTGCGAGGGCTGCAAGAGCTTCTTCAAGCGCAGCGTGCGGAGGAACCTGAGCTACACGTGCCGCGCCAACCGGAACTGTCCCATCGACCAGCACCACCGCAACCAGTGCCAGTACTGCCGCCTCAAAAAGTGCCTCAAAGTGGGCATGAGACGGGAAGGTATCGGCCTCTCATTTCTTCCCCCTTCACTCGGGGTCCCGGGGCCCTGGGTGCGTTTGACTAGCCTGCTCTGGGTAAGGACACAGAAGCCCCAAGCTCTTCTCTTCATATTGCAGTCGAAAGGGGTTTTATAACTAGAAGCGAGTTCTGCACTGGAACCCATACCCCTAAATCCGCATGCTTTGGCAGactgatttccttctttctcttcgcgctgttttcatttcctttgcatTGATTGCGAGTTCATTCGAGTTCACCCTTCTACAAGGGATgggttgttgtttgttgttttaaaagcctggtctctccctcttttcctctttctgtgtcCCCTTGTTTTTCCTGCACGTTCAACATAtgtccctcctccccactcctctccCTAGCCCCCACCCTCTCTAAAAAAATCTGAGATTGTACTTTTGTACAGGAGGTTCAAATTACAAATGGCAATTTTATGCACTTCGCCGTATTAACGCTGCTGCCTGGGCAGAGCTCATGTGACCCTCCGTGGATTAAcgttctgctaaaaaaaaaaaaatagctgttttcctttttcctttcacttttgaAATGAGGAGAGCTCTATAGGGAGTAGGAAAGGGTGGTCGAGGGACCTTAGGCGGCTGCTTTCGCTCTGCGCGAGTTGGGTCTTTGTGATATAAAATTCGCCAAGCGCCGCGAGCAGTGCTCTACCAATGGCGCGCTCCGTGCGGGGCGCGGGCTCCGGGTTGGGGCGAGCCAACGCCGGGGTTTCTTTGTGTTTCTGCGAGAGCGACTCTCCCGGTCCGGAGTCGGATAACAGCCGGAGCCCGAGCCTCGCCGCCTTTCCCAGGCCCTCACGGGCCCTGCCAGGGCTCCTCCGGCGCCCGCAGccagctccctgcctctctcCGGCTTCCTCTTGCCGTAGTCGGCCTCTCTTCCCGACCTCTCTCTCCGTCTCTTTCTCCGTGTACACTGATTAGGCAAACGCCAGACCTCGACAATCTGCTCGTCTGTTACCGGGCTTCCCCgccgggctggggctggggctggggctggggctgcaagGTTTGTGGAGAGTGGATCCGGGGTGGCCACAGGCCGTCTGGGGGTAAAAACCCTTGTGTCTTTTGCAAAAGCGTCTCACCCTCCCCCTAGACTCGCCCCTCCCGCTCCCTCTCCTCCAATCAATAAGAAATATCAGCTGTTTAGCAGTAAAGAAGAAAGATGCCCCCGGAATGCTACATCCCGCCCACAGCGCCAGGGACCCCAGGCAAAGTGGCCAATTCTGGGTACTAGGCAGATCCGCCAGAGCGGGCCTGGGATGCAAGTGTGCAACTCTGACCTTTAGGGCTTCCCTGGGTGATGATTTGAGAGGAGTGTTGCCAGGGCCCAACGACTCCCAGGATTGTGGCAGGCCTGCCTGGTTCTTTCATTGCTAGGGATCTGGGGCACTTGGGGGTCGGGCTGGGGCAGATCCTGCCGGGTTACCCAGGCTGATAATTAACTGTGGAGTATCTCCTTTCCTCCCTGCAGCGGTGCAGAGGGGCAGGATGCCGCCCACCCAGCCGACCCACGGGCAGTTCGCACTGACCAACGGGGACCCCCTCAACTGCCACTCGTACCTGTCCGGATATATTTCTCTGCTGCTGCGCGCTGAGCCCTATCCCACGTCGCGCTTCGGCAGCCAGTGCATGCAGCCTAACAACATCATGGGCATCGAGAACATTTGCGAACTGGCCGCGCGGATGCTCTTCAGCGCCGTCGAGTGGGCCCGGAACATCCCCTTCTTCCCTGACCTGCAGATCACGGACCAGGTGGCCCTGCTTCGCCTCACCTGGAGCGAGCTGTTCGTGTTGAATGCAGCGCAGTGCTCCATGCCCCTCCACGTAGCCCCACTTCTGGCCGCTGCTGGCCTGCACGCTTCACCCATGTCTGCTGACCGGGTGGTCGCCTTTATGGACCACATACGGATCTTCCAAGAGCAAGTGGAGAAGCTCAAGGCACTGCACGTCGATTCTGCCGAGTACAGCTGCCTCAAGGCCATAGTCCTGTTCACCTCAGGTAGGAAGAAGCCCTGTCCTCTCATGCCCAGAAAGTTCTAGTGCAGAATTCGGGCCTAGAGAACTTGGGAGTTACCAGGGCAAGCCCACCCTCCCCCCTCAAAAGGTCAAACTGTGGAATGTAACTCAAAGTGGGAACTTTGTATAGCTTTTGAGCACCACCAGACCTGGCCTGGCTAGAGAAGAAGGGTTGCACACAGGATGCTTCAGATACAGTGTCCCCAAATGGGCTATAGGGTATCCTCTCAGGCCTATTCCCCTCCTGCAGTGACCAGACTAGAATGCactccctccttttcctccctgaGCTAAGGCCTTCTGGGCTAGTTGACCCTCAGGGAATCTCCTCAAGTCCCTGGCTTTCTCTAGCACCCTAGCTGGGCCTCTAGGAGATGCCCCTGGGCACTGGATCAGAGATGGCATCATCCTGTAGGAGAAAGTTTGCCCCTGCAGGGGAGAAGTTTGCCTGCTAACTCAGTAGGAGTTTGAGCTTCAGGCAAATTCAACCTAAGGGCAgcaattttcaaaaatcattttcattaaaataatgcaGACTGCCAGGAGAAGAGAAGAGCTGTCATTAGGGGCaagaagaggaaagggaccatCACAACTCCAGAATGTCTGCAGGGGGTTGAAGTATCTGGCCTCTTGTTTCCCCCTACCTAGGCAAACACTTAAGGCAATTTCAAACAATCCCAAGTATATGCCAACTTAAGCTGGATATGAATGTTACTGGTGATATAAAACCATCATTGACTGCATTATGAAATATAATTAGTTTGCATGTAGTTTAACCTGTGTGAGTAATAGATCTGATATTAATTAACTCTTGAGGCCAAATGATTTTTGAAAGTGCCTGACTTTCCATTTCTGGCCACACCTGAGCCTTTTGGCTGCCTCCAGGCTGAGTTCAGCATAGCCCAGGTGGGTGGAAATTACCCCCTCCCTTCACATTCTTGTACTAAGTTGTCAGCTGATCCCTTTGTCATGGCTGAGAGGGGAAAAGGGTTCCGGACTAAGAATAACAACATTTGGACATTTGCAGGACTTGGAACCTTATCACCAACTACAGTTTTTTAAGCTTGTAATTTGGGAACTAGAAAAGATGTATAGTTAGTGtggcaaaaagagagagagagaaatccttATTGTTTCAAAGTCTGGGAGAACCAAGTCATTAGCAGAATCTATTGCAAGTTCTCCAGCCTCAACCCTCTTTTATACATTACTGCCTTTCACTAAAGTCTCCCCTGACAGCCACCCCAAATCCTGCCTTTGGAAGTCCTTAGGTAATCAATTAGAGGGCAGCATCTGGGCAGGGAACTGCTGAATTCAGAAGCTAAGAtctggtttattttttctcagaAGCCTGTCAGATTAAGAACATTTACCTAATGCAAATGTCCAGGCAGGATAGTCCCCTGACCCAGGGCCACCTTCACCCCCTTTCTACAACCTGACACCCATCCCATAGTCTCAGAAGGTGGGAATAGTTATTAATTTCTTGGTATCATTGTTAGTTCTTTGCCTTACCCTTGGTCTTTCAAGGGAAGAAACGCCTGATACTGTCGTAACAGTTTAATTTATTACTATTTGCAAAATGTGGAGGCCTGTGTGGAGAATGCAAATTGCCTCACAAAGAGATAAAGGTTCCTGTTATCTGATTCAGAGGGAGACACACAGTGCGGAGAGAAGGAGTCCTAGACAAACAGCTTTTAATTTCTGACCACAGACACCTAGGCATTCTGTGGACATGCAGAGTAGTAGACACATTTGAGGAGGTTGCATGTGTTATGGTTCTAGTGGTAGAGATGGTGGCTGCTGTTTTCCAATATCTATTTTAATGATTCACAATATGCATGTGTTAACCCCAGTCTTGTCTGGGGAGCCCCAAAAGGTCAGGTCACAACCTGAACTGCCTTCACCAAGAAGCCTCTCATTTCAAAGGCACTTATTGTATTTTCAcgtatcagaaaaagaaaagtgttttccTGAAGATAACAGGGAGGGGGTGCTTCTTGGAAGgacctggatttaaaaaaaaaaataaaataaagggggtgggggaaaagggagagagaagaaaagggggaaaagaaacaGCTCAAATGAACAGAGAGATCACAGTTTGCATGGCTGCCCTTCAATAGACTAAACTGACAAGATCAGTTTTAAAGGGCCACTTAAATCAGTTTCAAAGACTGGAGAAAAATGAGTCGCCCTCTTTGGGGAGAATCTGAGGCTGGGTTGTGGACGCCATTACTTGAGGCTGGGCCAGGTTGTTGCCCCACTACCACTACTATATAATTATAAGCCAAACTATTATTTacagaggaagagggggaggagcgCTTGTAGTTTgggttttgtctgtttttctgtctGTGAATTGACTGGGTCCCGATATACCCAATGTATTTTGCTTGGGCCTTCCAGTAACCCAGCCTGAGGTCTTAGTCAGTGAAAGGCATATAGTACACTAaggtatgttttattttaaagcaaacacTCTAAGACCATCTCATGCTTTCTCCTCACTCCCTTCACACATATATACTCACCTACCCTCCAAATTTTCATAGTATAGACATTTGCTCCAACTCCTATAGGGGTAGCTTGACATAGCACTGTACACACATCTCATGTGACCCATTTCAAACCTCTTAATCTGATGACTGaattcctcttcttcttcttcttcttcttcttcttttttttttttaactttcttccaGATGCCTGTGGTCTCTCTGATGTAGCCCATGTGGAAAGTTTGCAGGAAAAGTCCCAGTGTGCTTTGGAAGAATATGTTAGGAGCCAGTACCCCAACCAGCCAACGCGATTTGGAAAGCTTTTGCTTCGCCTCCCTTCCCTCCGCACGGTCTCCTCCTCAGTCATAGAGCAATTGTTTTTCGTCCGTTTGGTAGGTAAAACCCCCATCGAAACCCTCATCCGGGATATGTTACTGTCCGGCAGCAGTTTTAACTGGCCGTATATGgcaattcaataaataaataaatcaaaataagaagGGGGAGtgaaacagtgaaagaaaaggcaaaagactGGTTTGTTTGCTTAATTTCCTTCTGTTAAGAAAGGATATAAAAGGATGTTACAAGTTTGCTAAAAGAAGAGAGGGGAAGAATTTAATGGACtgtgaatttcaaaaaaaaaaaaaagactgtcaaATGAACTTTTacagaatgcattaaaaaaacTCCTGTGTTGGTCAGAACAACTTGCTACTTATCATTTTTGTATAAAAAGGAaattagtctttttcttttttggtaaaattttgaaaaaatattgctaaaaGTGCATTTAAGGAGATTGGGAGAAAATTAGCAGAATggagaaagtctttttttttttccaaattattaattGTCCTGTGTCTATGTACCTCTAGCTGttcttttttgtacttttctGGTTCCAAACCAGTTTATTCTGTGGTTCTATAATAAGTTTTGATATAATCTTGGCTTCTTAAAAACTGtgtatcattaaaatatatgttctgCAAGAATTAAAACTGAGTCCATGAAAATATCATAGGAAGACATAAAACTTTAAAGGCAACTTAAAGATGGAAACGCACTTACAAGTGGTGACCAAAAATTTTAGATGAAGTTGAGCACTCTAATTAGAGAACTGGAGGAACCACATACAACATTTAACTTCCCCTACCttcccccctcccaaaaaaaaagacaccaagaCAAacctaggtttttaaaaatattttaagaaagagaatgaacTGTGGAATTTATTGGCAGCCAAGGAATGTGTCCAAGACACATGCTGAGGTTTTGAATAAAAAGTGAACTTTTGTAATTTGAATTGGGTCCCCCGCTTAGTTCTTGAATTGTTATGAAAATCctatatctgtttgtatatttgCAAGCCCTTTGTATTATAATTGTtgatattttccctttttaaaaaataccattgaAATCAGCATGACAAAATAACACTGTTGGCACTTATAGGTAACGTGATTGATTCAGTATCTTAGAGTTTAcagtttgtgttttaaaaaaactgaaggtttttttttaagtgcaacaTTTCTGTATACTGTAAAAGTTATAATAACTGAACTGTTTGGTCGAGTCTTTGTGTGTTATATTCCAaggaaaattgaaagtattcagaaattaaaatattatttgatatcTGAAACCTGTTTGGCtgtccccactcactgtctttcCATCGAGCAGAGCCCCTGTGAGCTTTTGCTGAGCGGGCTGGGGTCCTCATTTGTTTACTCCCCTCAGTTAGTTTACTCAAAGGTGGACTAGTGTATTTGCCTGTTTAATTTGGGTGTGGGGGGGAGCTAAAGTTAATGGTTTATCTATGGTTTAGGAAGTGCTACACTGATATAGTAAGCCACCTCCATTCACCTAATCctccttttaattaaaaatggattttccaggaaaaaaaaaaggcccttaTATTTGTCACACTTAAGTGCCTGCTTAGGGAAGGTATTGTGAAAAGTATTAGAAATCTTGAGATCAGTATCTATTTTATGATCAGAAAAAATACTCTTTTGTACATTTCTGACAGTTACGCAAAAGATCGTTCAAGCAAGCTAATCACAGCATTGTAAATAGAGGGCAGTTGTTTGCAATGGGTTTTTGCTTAAGtaagtgtgattttttaaatattctgtggTTCTCATCTAGCGTGGTTGTTGAGAGGATTTCAAAATCAGTGGTATAGTTTATAGTGCTGAAGCGTctgtttttaatgtatatatgatAACTTGCAATTGGgctgcctctcccctccccctttaccttcagtctgtgagaGCATGACCAGAGGTCAAGGGAATCTTTTCCAGTGGGTTATGTACATAAAAACACATCGACATTTGGACATTTCAGATTGTGTAGATACAATCTGTACTGCTCTTGGAATCCTTTGTCTTTAGAAgccaaattaagaaaaagaagagaaagaaagaaggaagaaaactttACAGGATGTGCTGATTTGGAAGTAGTAACTATTTGTTTCAGCCCCCGCCCCCTTCTCTTTTCCTGGTTTGGAAAAAGCTTAGTGTTGGGAGTTTGCGATTTGTTCTTATTTAGACTTTCCAAATTGCCCTTCTTCAATATATTTTACCATGCTGTGGTTTAATCTTAaaattgggggtgggggctggtgaAGGAGGTTAAAGAAAAGAGATCATTTTGTAAAGTCTATTAAACTTTGATACTCAGTTCTAGTCAATACATGCAGACCAGAAAAATCTGTCTTGATTTGTGCATTTGAGCAGAGTTCTCCATCAGACCCTCATGTCCTttctatatgtatgtgtgtgtgtatacatacatatatatatatatatatatacatatatatgtatgtattcttATTGCACAGTATCTCTGACCTTTAGATGGAGGTTATGTTGGTTGTTTATTTTCTCCACTTGCAAGTGCTATCCATgtgagtgtgtgaagtttttcTAATAAGTAAAACACAGGCCCTTTtccttgtttgttttgtgttagtTTATTGTAAACAGTCATTTGTTGTAAATTGTTATTggtattaaattataatttatgattttcaAAGCAAAAGACAGTCCCTGTTTTATTATGCTTTAAGCATGTGTTCTAGACGTGGAAAAATCTCTTTAAGTTTCAGCAGTAAGCTCGAGGTCTTTAAGGTAGAAAAACAGGACTCAAAAATTTTCAACCGGTTAAAACAAAACCCCTTGTATACGTTTAGAGTGGCCAGAGGAGGATCTGTTTAGAGTCTTGAGTTCGGTTTAAGTTTATTGCATTTaaagaaagtttttc from Ictidomys tridecemlineatus isolate mIctTri1 chromosome 5, mIctTri1.hap1, whole genome shotgun sequence includes:
- the Nr2f2 gene encoding COUP transcription factor 2 isoform X2 codes for the protein MQAVWDLEQGKYGFAVQRGRMPPTQPTHGQFALTNGDPLNCHSYLSGYISLLLRAEPYPTSRFGSQCMQPNNIMGIENICELAARMLFSAVEWARNIPFFPDLQITDQVALLRLTWSELFVLNAAQCSMPLHVAPLLAAAGLHASPMSADRVVAFMDHIRIFQEQVEKLKALHVDSAEYSCLKAIVLFTSDACGLSDVAHVESLQEKSQCALEEYVRSQYPNQPTRFGKLLLRLPSLRTVSSSVIEQLFFVRLVGKTPIETLIRDMLLSGSSFNWPYMAIQ
- the Nr2f2 gene encoding COUP transcription factor 2 isoform X1, with the protein product MAMVVSTWRDPQDEVPGSQGSQASQAPPVPGPPPGAPHTPQTPGQGGPASTPAQTAAGGQGGPGGPGGDKQQQQQHIECVVCGDKSSGKHYGQFTCEGCKSFFKRSVRRNLSYTCRANRNCPIDQHHRNQCQYCRLKKCLKVGMRREAVQRGRMPPTQPTHGQFALTNGDPLNCHSYLSGYISLLLRAEPYPTSRFGSQCMQPNNIMGIENICELAARMLFSAVEWARNIPFFPDLQITDQVALLRLTWSELFVLNAAQCSMPLHVAPLLAAAGLHASPMSADRVVAFMDHIRIFQEQVEKLKALHVDSAEYSCLKAIVLFTSDACGLSDVAHVESLQEKSQCALEEYVRSQYPNQPTRFGKLLLRLPSLRTVSSSVIEQLFFVRLVGKTPIETLIRDMLLSGSSFNWPYMAIQ
- the Nr2f2 gene encoding COUP transcription factor 2 isoform X3; this translates as MPPTQPTHGQFALTNGDPLNCHSYLSGYISLLLRAEPYPTSRFGSQCMQPNNIMGIENICELAARMLFSAVEWARNIPFFPDLQITDQVALLRLTWSELFVLNAAQCSMPLHVAPLLAAAGLHASPMSADRVVAFMDHIRIFQEQVEKLKALHVDSAEYSCLKAIVLFTSDACGLSDVAHVESLQEKSQCALEEYVRSQYPNQPTRFGKLLLRLPSLRTVSSSVIEQLFFVRLVGKTPIETLIRDMLLSGSSFNWPYMAIQ